From the genome of Desulfatibacillum aliphaticivorans DSM 15576, one region includes:
- a CDS encoding alpha/beta fold hydrolase, producing the protein MAVSRTVKSFDGTRIHYRTEGEGPVMCACNGIGVSTFFWNYLVKYFSKSHRVIVWDYRFHGKSGPGPDYDGLTMETNARDLLAVLDDAKADKAVLLGHSMGVQTILEFYRQNPDRCAALIPVLGAYGRPLDTFLGTDIFKYLFAFGFYPMFLFPGAAQKAVRTGLKVLFSDYVAWPGARLTGLVNFQHIRKKDLHLYLDHLKTLDLRAFMAMAKHMQEHSARAILPEIKVPVLVIAGEDDLFTPLEISKDMHGMIPNSELLVIPRGSHAALVEQPELMNLRIEKFLRERVENPCTPHKKRKKPRVKGK; encoded by the coding sequence ATGGCGGTGAGCAGGACAGTTAAAAGTTTTGATGGAACGCGGATTCATTACCGGACCGAGGGCGAAGGCCCGGTCATGTGCGCCTGCAACGGCATAGGGGTTTCCACGTTTTTTTGGAATTACCTGGTCAAGTATTTTTCCAAATCCCATCGGGTGATTGTCTGGGACTACCGCTTTCACGGAAAGTCGGGGCCCGGGCCGGATTATGACGGCCTGACCATGGAAACCAACGCCCGGGACCTGCTGGCGGTCCTGGACGACGCAAAAGCGGACAAGGCGGTCCTGCTTGGGCACAGCATGGGCGTGCAGACCATCCTGGAGTTCTACCGGCAAAATCCGGATCGCTGCGCAGCCCTGATTCCCGTGCTGGGGGCTTACGGCCGCCCTTTGGACACCTTTTTGGGAACGGATATATTCAAGTATTTGTTCGCGTTCGGGTTTTATCCCATGTTTCTTTTTCCCGGCGCCGCGCAAAAAGCCGTCCGCACCGGGCTGAAGGTGTTGTTTTCCGATTACGTGGCCTGGCCCGGCGCCAGGCTGACCGGGCTGGTCAATTTTCAGCACATCAGGAAAAAAGACCTGCACCTGTATCTGGATCACCTGAAAACCCTGGACCTCAGGGCCTTTATGGCCATGGCCAAACACATGCAGGAGCATTCGGCCAGGGCGATCCTGCCGGAAATAAAGGTTCCGGTCCTGGTCATCGCCGGGGAGGACGACCTGTTCACCCCCCTGGAAATATCAAAGGACATGCACGGCATGATCCCCAATTCCGAGTTGCTGGTCATTCCCCGCGGCAGCCACGCAGCCCTGGTGGAGCAGCCCGAACTCATGAACTTGCGGATTGAAAAGTTTTTGCGGGAAAGAGTGGAGAACCCTTGCACGCCGCATAAAAAAAGAAAAAAGCCCCGCGTTAAGGGAAAATGA
- a CDS encoding SAM-dependent methyltransferase, producing MSLSTQLAESGFVPGAALTQGMRITERKRLTHEARGDVHSLQRNKMSLIRAMDRSPIVMPLPKGNGHPFQVPIDFYQKVLGSSMLFSCCHFSDEANSLDAAERSMIELITKRADIQNGQRILDLGCGWGGLSLWIARMYPECDIIAVTTSCPQKEYIKARAQALKLTNLHPVTVDMQNFAPRGTFDRIISVELFNHLRNWRAMLSRISQWLGPDGRLFLQMFCHRNYAYAFESPGPKNWIARHFFQRSIMPSDDLLLYFQDDLVLNEHWTLSGRHYQKTAQAWGANMRAKKSEIMGIMDNVYGKDRGKLWHQRWRNFFVACESLWGYGQGKEYMVAQYRLQRR from the coding sequence ATGAGTTTATCAACCCAGCTTGCAGAAAGCGGTTTCGTCCCCGGAGCAGCCCTCACTCAGGGAATGCGGATTACGGAAAGAAAACGCCTTACCCATGAAGCCAGGGGAGACGTCCATTCCCTGCAGAGAAACAAGATGTCGCTCATCCGCGCCATGGACCGGTCCCCCATTGTCATGCCTTTGCCCAAAGGCAACGGACATCCTTTTCAGGTCCCCATCGATTTTTACCAAAAGGTGCTCGGTTCTTCCATGCTGTTTTCCTGCTGCCATTTTTCCGACGAAGCGAACTCCCTGGATGCAGCGGAAAGGTCTATGATCGAATTAATAACCAAACGGGCTGACATTCAGAACGGTCAGCGCATCCTGGATCTGGGGTGCGGCTGGGGAGGCCTTAGTTTGTGGATCGCCCGTATGTACCCCGAATGCGACATCATTGCCGTGACCACTTCCTGTCCGCAAAAGGAATACATCAAAGCCCGCGCCCAAGCCTTGAAGCTGACCAACCTCCATCCGGTCACCGTGGATATGCAGAATTTTGCGCCAAGAGGAACTTTCGACCGCATTATCTCCGTGGAATTGTTTAATCACCTGCGCAACTGGCGGGCCATGTTAAGCCGCATATCCCAATGGCTCGGCCCCGACGGACGCTTGTTCCTGCAGATGTTCTGCCATAGAAATTACGCCTATGCATTTGAAAGCCCGGGGCCGAAAAACTGGATCGCCCGGCATTTTTTCCAACGCAGCATCATGCCCTCGGATGACCTGCTCCTTTATTTTCAGGACGATTTGGTCCTGAACGAACATTGGACCCTGTCCGGGCGCCATTACCAAAAGACGGCCCAAGCCTGGGGCGCCAACATGCGCGCTAAAAAATCCGAAATCATGGGCATCATGGACAATGTCTACGGAAAGGATCGGGGCAAGCTCTGGCATCAAAGATGGAGGAATTTTTTCGTAGCCTGCGAAAGCCTGTGGGGCTACGGCCAAGGCAAGGAGTACATGGTCGCCCAATATCGCCTGCAACGGAGATGA
- a CDS encoding GGDEF domain-containing protein, with amino-acid sequence MKPSLRTSLLQSSDVLARYGGEEFCIMLPETPLDKATVLAERLRTAMAELRIDHPTEPVAFTVSIGAASWNNDADAVDQVLKQADEAPYTAKNQGRNQTVAWRDNPVVI; translated from the coding sequence ATGAAACCGAGCCTTCGTACGAGCCTGTTACAAAGCAGCGACGTCCTGGCCCGCTACGGGGGAGAGGAATTCTGCATTATGCTGCCGGAAACGCCCCTGGACAAAGCCACGGTCCTTGCCGAGCGGCTTCGCACCGCCATGGCGGAGCTGAGGATCGACCACCCCACGGAGCCGGTGGCTTTTACGGTCAGCATTGGGGCGGCCTCATGGAATAATGACGCAGACGCGGTGGACCAAGTATTAAAACAGGCTGATGAGGCCCCATACACGGCAAAGAATCAGGGAAGGAATCAAACTGTAGCGTGGAGGGATAACCCCGTGGTCATTTAG
- a CDS encoding Fic family protein, producing MSDNPSYQPPYVITPAIISLIAEISEAVGRLTALNGSSSDLKLRKLNQVKTIQGSLAIEGNTLNEEQVSAIFEGKRVLAPPKDILEVKNALAAYESLGAWSPSKERDLLEAHRMLMAGLVDNPGVYRSKGVGVVSGDKLVHMAPPGGRVPILMRNLLLWLQNSEEHPLVAGSVFHYEFEFIHPFEDGNGRLGRLWQTLILNRWNDLFLDIPVESLIYNHQQEYFTALQESTNQTDSGPFICFMLKMIQKAVASAAPQVTPQVAPQVAPQVGRLLRIMQGAMTREELQQALGLSDRKSFRERYLKPALEAGLIKMTIPDKPSSRNQRYRLTHKGEITLTAM from the coding sequence ATGAGTGATAATCCCAGCTATCAACCGCCCTATGTCATTACCCCGGCCATAATCAGCCTGATTGCCGAAATCAGTGAAGCAGTAGGACGTCTGACTGCTCTGAACGGCTCCTCCAGTGACTTGAAACTGAGAAAATTAAACCAGGTGAAAACGATCCAGGGCTCCCTTGCTATTGAAGGCAACACTCTGAACGAAGAACAGGTATCCGCTATTTTTGAAGGGAAAAGGGTGCTGGCGCCGCCAAAGGACATCCTGGAAGTGAAAAACGCCTTGGCCGCGTATGAAAGCCTTGGCGCTTGGAGCCCAAGCAAGGAACGGGACCTCCTGGAAGCCCACAGGATGCTTATGGCAGGACTTGTAGATAATCCGGGCGTTTATCGCAGTAAAGGAGTGGGGGTTGTTTCCGGGGATAAGTTGGTTCATATGGCGCCTCCGGGAGGACGCGTTCCCATCCTTATGCGAAATCTCCTGCTCTGGCTCCAAAATTCGGAGGAGCATCCCCTTGTGGCGGGCTCGGTGTTTCATTATGAATTTGAATTTATCCATCCTTTTGAGGACGGCAACGGACGTCTGGGACGGTTATGGCAAACCCTGATTCTTAACCGCTGGAATGACTTGTTTCTGGACATCCCGGTGGAAAGCCTGATCTATAATCATCAGCAGGAGTATTTCACCGCCCTCCAGGAAAGCACAAACCAAACTGATTCCGGTCCGTTCATTTGCTTTATGCTTAAGATGATCCAAAAGGCCGTTGCGTCCGCCGCCCCCCAGGTCACCCCCCAGGTCGCCCCCCAAGTCGCCCCCCAAGTCGGGCGACTGCTGCGGATCATGCAGGGCGCCATGACAAGGGAGGAGTTACAGCAGGCTTTGGGGCTTTCTGACCGAAAATCTTTCCGTGAGAGATATTTGAAGCCCGCCCTGGAAGCCGGGCTTATTAAAATGACCATCCCGGACAAGCCAAGCAGCCGGAATCAAAGGTATCGCTTAACTCATAAAGGCGAAATCACCCTAACAGCGATGTAA
- a CDS encoding START domain-containing protein yields the protein MKHVCTFSALMVIICAFLSPVFAEDGAWQLVRDEDGVQTFSRQVEGTDFLEFEAVIEISASVDLLDAVLLDVANYSQWMAKCNGSELVETLDDGSLMIYYIQALPWPCSDRDMVFNAITTKDRDKGIMEILLQMDPDAAGVGRDKRIPMRTFQGRIYMAAIDKDKTEVRYRVIADPAGTIPVSAVNAFTKTIPEGTLLGMKKMAVKEKYIKAAMQSQKRDSGKNG from the coding sequence ATGAAACATGTCTGCACATTTTCAGCTTTGATGGTTATCATTTGCGCATTTCTCTCCCCTGTTTTCGCGGAAGACGGGGCCTGGCAGTTGGTCAGGGATGAGGACGGGGTGCAAACCTTCTCCCGCCAGGTGGAGGGTACGGATTTTTTGGAATTCGAAGCGGTTATAGAGATATCCGCCAGCGTGGACCTGTTGGATGCAGTTCTGCTGGATGTAGCTAATTATTCCCAGTGGATGGCCAAATGCAATGGATCGGAGCTTGTGGAGACATTGGACGACGGGAGCCTCATGATCTATTATATCCAGGCTTTGCCCTGGCCCTGTTCGGACCGGGACATGGTTTTCAACGCGATCACCACCAAGGACCGGGACAAAGGGATTATGGAGATTCTGCTTCAAATGGACCCGGATGCCGCAGGGGTGGGTCGTGACAAGCGGATTCCCATGAGGACGTTCCAGGGCCGGATATATATGGCCGCCATAGACAAGGACAAAACCGAGGTGCGCTATCGCGTGATTGCGGACCCGGCCGGGACCATTCCCGTATCCGCGGTGAACGCCTTTACCAAAACCATTCCGGAGGGCACGCTTTTGGGCATGAAAAAAATGGCCGTCAAGGAAAAATACATCAAAGCGGCCATGCAAAGCCAAAAGCGGGATTCCGGCAAAAACGGATAG
- a CDS encoding potassium channel family protein, with amino-acid sequence MEQARHFRTLILMTVLVILGGSVGFMIIEGWSFLDALYMTIITISTVGYKEVGDLDENGRFFVIIFIFFGVGLFMYAVAFLAQFMVEGRLREILGRRKLENQIKKLKNHYVVCGYGRIGSVLCKDLIHGRKQIVVVEQEEKHLESLNKEGILYLLADATNEETLIQAGIKQAKGLVAALGSDAQNVFVVLTARQLNPDLFIMARANVQSSIPKLMAAGSTKVVSPHDIGAKRMAEGILHPNVTDFLELASCTTQDDINMEEIPVAEDSKLAGVALFESNIRKDLNLIIIAIKKSDGAMSFNPEFSAIITPGDTVIAVGKRANLSQLEKILNP; translated from the coding sequence ATGGAACAGGCCAGGCATTTCAGAACCCTCATACTCATGACCGTCCTCGTCATCCTGGGCGGCTCCGTGGGCTTTATGATTATAGAGGGCTGGTCCTTTTTGGACGCTCTGTACATGACCATCATCACCATTTCCACCGTAGGCTATAAAGAAGTCGGCGACCTGGACGAAAACGGCCGGTTTTTCGTCATCATCTTTATTTTTTTCGGGGTGGGGCTTTTTATGTACGCCGTGGCGTTTCTCGCCCAGTTCATGGTGGAAGGGCGCCTGCGGGAGATCTTGGGGAGAAGGAAATTGGAAAATCAGATCAAAAAGCTGAAAAATCACTACGTGGTTTGCGGATACGGCCGCATAGGCAGCGTCCTATGCAAAGACCTGATCCACGGAAGAAAGCAGATCGTGGTCGTGGAGCAGGAGGAAAAACACCTTGAGAGCCTGAATAAGGAAGGGATTCTTTACCTGCTGGCTGACGCCACCAACGAGGAAACCCTGATCCAGGCTGGAATCAAGCAGGCCAAGGGCCTGGTGGCGGCTTTGGGCAGCGACGCCCAGAACGTGTTTGTGGTGCTTACCGCCCGGCAGTTGAATCCCGACCTGTTTATCATGGCCCGGGCCAATGTCCAGTCCTCCATCCCCAAGCTGATGGCGGCCGGCTCCACCAAGGTCGTCTCTCCCCACGACATTGGCGCCAAGCGCATGGCCGAAGGCATTTTGCATCCCAACGTTACGGACTTTCTGGAACTGGCCTCATGCACCACCCAGGACGACATCAACATGGAGGAAATCCCCGTCGCGGAAGACTCCAAACTGGCCGGCGTGGCCTTGTTTGAATCCAATATCCGCAAGGATTTGAACCTCATCATCATCGCCATAAAAAAGTCGGACGGCGCCATGTCCTTCAACCCGGAGTTCTCCGCCATCATCACCCCGGGAGACACGGTCATCGCCGTGGGCAAGCGTGCAAACCTTTCCCAACTGGAAAAAATCCTCAATCCCTGA